The Nicotiana sylvestris chromosome 6, ASM39365v2, whole genome shotgun sequence genomic sequence tgcatttttttcaaaagtacttttcaaaaaagtatttttggagaGAACTACTTTTTATGTTTCTCCAAAACTGATTCTgcttaaaaatactttttttttccttctaaaagcttggtcaaacacttcaactttgaaaaaaaaaacttttttgtgCTTTTGGAGATGGAGaggcttggccaaacaggctataagtatAAGTTAGtaatatagaaaaaatatataactAAGTTGCTACAACTGATTAAATTATATTCCATCTGATCCACTttaatgatttttttattttttttgtcgtccataatatttgatttttttaaaatatcaagaaggaattaactttttttccaaaattgctCTTGGAGTAAAAAAAAACTACTAatatttttgttatatttttaataaataaattaagGTTTATATGATCAATTTTATTAATAATTAATGTTAAAAAGTAAATTTCTTTATACGtatgaaaatattaaaaaataataattaaagtgGAGCAGAGGGAGTACGGATAGATAAAAAGATTTACTTCTTATGGATTTTCAAACGTGATTTGTTTTGGTCACGTTTTTACAACTTATCCAAAACATGATAATGATGAAGCAAATTTTGACGAGTACACGTGGGGTCAGTAGCTTAATCTTCGGTCAAATAATCCTGTATATGGTCTTAAACAGTCGTCTTAActctgaattttccttttaattcgCATTAAATTAAGCACGTTCCACATTCTGATTCGCAAGGCCAAGTTTCTTCCACCTGGGGTTGGTCGTAAGTTGGGGGTTGGAGGCCAAACccaatataaatatatatattactCCTAAGTCTTTATACACAACACATCAAAGTCCTTTATCATACAATAGACTCTGGTTATTTGGTCAGTTCATATGgaggagatgaagaagaagagcAACATGGCAAAAAAAGAAGACAGATTTTTGGAACAAAACTACAAGGGTGATCATCTCGTCCACAACCAAGTGAAGAAGATTAAGCAGGAAGAGTTCAAGAACCATGTCATTGACTGGTCCCTGAAACAGCCAGAGATGAAAATGGTTCTAGCAAGAGAGGTTGTCATGACCAGGCAACACTCGAGATCACGCCTTGGACTGAACTCCGGCCAACCCATCTCCGTCGGCGACAGCTAGATTAAATATAGACAGTTCATTAGCTTAGTAGTACAGGTCATGCAATAGGGTCTATTGGTTAGATTTAGTTTTCCATAAATATGATTTTTGTAAGTATTTTGATGGTCATGATCCTCTAGTTTTATCTTTTATGGAAGTTTCTTTTCACTGCTTTGCTTCCTCTTTAATTTGGACTATTAATTTGGTTCGTCCATCCCCTTTTTCTAAAAATTTTGTGGAGATTGAACGGTGTGGTTCGAATTAGTGGAAGTTCAAGCTGACAATTTTAGACTGGCTGAAAGCAGAGAAAAACTCTGTTTATTTCCTACTGATTGTtaactttccttttcttttcttgtgctttcaCCTGAAAAAATCACTTGTTTTGCATCTTTAAGTAAGAAGATGGAATCATGGTAACAGCTGAAAACAGCACAGAATTGTAAATAAAAAGTGTCTTGTACATCAGCTCACAATATTCTTTAAGGATTTTATCATTAAACATGTATGGTTACCGAGTTACAATTCTTCGTACACAGATACTTCAGGTGACAGCCACGATCTTACTTGTTGCCTgaagctttttcttttctttctttcttcttctttagacaAGAAACGAAATGGGAAAAGGTCCAAATTTGCTCCTCAACTATCACACGTTCACGCTTAACTTTGTCCTTCATTAGAAGTTGCCAACAAACATACCTTGAGTTTTTGCAATATTATCCCTTATCTTTGAGAATAGGTCTATTTTGGTAGCCTGAGCATATTTAGTCCCTTAAGTATGCTAAAGTTGAGCACCTTTAGTCTCACTAACACAGAGTGTTAAAAAACTAACGGTTTTACCCAACTCTGATTCGCGAAGCGAATGCTTTGAAGCAAAACGTTTTCTCTCCTTTTATTGGATAACGTAAATTGTCGCTTTAATTTCTCATTTTTAGAAAATGTCTTCTAAAATTTTGACCTTGAAAATATCCCCTTCTGTGCGAGTTTTCAATgagaaaatgacattgtatagctgttttaaaaaaatagccaaaaatatataaaatttgtatatatatatatatacacacacacttcGTATgttaatatacaaaaattatataaattttaaataCTTTTTCCTCATGTAAATAGTGTCTGGCACGGGTTAAAAGTGATAATACAACCTGGTTATTCGTTTGCTTCAATAATATGCTTAGAAGTGATTCTGACAGCTCtgttttttcaaattttaacttttcattttggaaaaattggctgaaaattttaaaacgtatatatgtatgtatgtatatatatatatatacaaaaatatacaatttttatacatttttcggATATTATTTTACAgcggctatacaatgtcattttctcATTGAACAATTGTATTTTCAAGGTCAAAATTTTAGAAGACATTATCTAAAAATGAGGAATTAAAGTGATAATTTGCATTATCCAGTAAAAGGAGAGGAAGCGTTTTGCTTCTGAGCAGAAGATTTGCTTCATGAATCAGAGTTGGGTAACACCGTTAGTTTTTTAACATATTGTGTCAGTGAGACTAAAGGTGCTCCGCTTTAGCATACTTAAGGGACTAAATATGCTAACGGTTATATTTGAGGGACCAAAATAGACCTACCCTCAAAGATAAGGGACAATATTGGTCAAAAACTCTCCTTCACTGTTTCCTTTTTGTATCATATATTCATATTTTCCCTAATTCACTAACGGCCCTCTACTTGGACCAGTTAAACACAGAAACATACGTGGAGAGAGGAAGAATTCTAGAAACAACTTAGCGTGGCTGCATATATGGCATAAGACATCAGATTGGTGACAAAGTTAGAAGAATCTTATCTCGGAAAAAGGCATttcaattttcaactataaattgcACCAAAGAGTTCCCCACACAAACTGCAATATTACGTGCAAATGAACCAGCACCAAGTTCTTTAGGTTGTATCTTTATCACATGGTAAACTAAGTAAGCAGCTTTTCATCAAAGAAGTTCCTTTAAGGTACTCTTATGCTCCTGCAGAACATGGAAAacgtttttgattttttgttactATTTCCTGAGAACTTAGGGCACTATGAATGCAGAAAATGTCAATTACCCAGCAAACTATGGACAACTTACCTCTTGAAAAGTTACATTCAACTACGGCATAAGCTCAGGATTCACCATGGACATTCTGAAGTAGATATTTAGCATTTAGCAACAGAGCATCAGCCTCCTCATTTGCTGTGTCAAGTGAACGCAGTTCCTTAATCTCTTCTTGCCACTTTTCCATCTGTTCCTTGTGTATTCTGCAAACAATATGGTTCAGAAAACAAGGCAATTCATGTCTAAGTACTTGCTTAACTTTCACTTACTGAATCAACCGTTCTTCAAATTCATAACTCAGCTCCTTAAGCATGGACTTCCCTGACTCCAGCAGTTCAGATACCTTCTCAAATTGATAACAAAAAGGATATCAACTATATAAACATGTGGAACTACAGTAAATCAATATTTTCACTGGCATGTTTGCAAACGTAAATGCTCGACGCTATTTTAGCAACATCAAAATTCCATCATACACTGAATTAGGCAGGTCTTTCAACCACTTTGTCCTATATTTTGACATATTACCACTTCAAGCTATATGAGGTATAACAGTTAGTACACATACCTGCTGAGTGAAATGGTTCATCTTGTCAAGAATATTGGCAATCTCCGCCTCCATCTGTTCAGAAGCCATAGGGACGGGAATCAAAGCATTTTCTTCTTCTGCATCCTTTGCTACTTCGATATTATTCTCTGTTGTTTCACTATCTGCCACCTAGTAGCACGTTACCATCTGTCAGGAAAAATATCATAGTAGTCAAAAAACTTAAGGTGGATAGAGGGTGTACAGAAGGTTTCATGTGCTTATTTGTGAGATCAGCAACTTCTATTTCCATTCTTGATCTGTAATTGCAGAAACTGGACAAATATGACACGTATACAAAGTTGTCAATAAACTAGAGAACAAATAAGATAACTATGTCAAACCTAATTTGTGATATATCTCAtttgcttgtgcatttatttcatatatatatgcTGATACTTGACTAAGCAAATTGAATATTTAGTTACTAAATCCAATCCCAAAAGGgaattttttttaaggaaatcCACAAATTATAGTGGGAGGTCAGTTATATGGCACATTACAAATGTTGAATTAGTTATATGGCCATCGTCACTGGCAATCAGTATAATATAACACAATAGATCTTTGTTAGAGGAGGAGTAGGAGCTAGCTTTAGGGGCGGAATCGAAGCGAAGAAATAAGTTCATGCCACGACGATCTATATGGAAGGGAAGTTTTGTTGATGCATTCCTCTTGagaatgaagaagaagagagatcCTCTTTTTACCAGGAAAATTTGGTCACGTAGATCTTCTATTTCACCGGAATTCATTGATTGCTCCATAGGGAGAAGGTCTTATGGCAATCTCAGGCAGACTCAAAATCGGTTATTTGGCCTGATCGAGCAACCTATAAACAGTTGTCGCCTACACCTCCGCCTCCCGATGCTGCTAACCCCTACTGcgacctttttcctttattcgCTACAAGACTGGTCCAAAATTCTAGTTCGTTGCACTCACCCTTCGTTTCTGTTAATCATTCATGACCCCTGAATGGAAGATAAAAGACTTTACTAAACAAGTTGTCTGTCGGTCCCCTTTGGTTAATTGTGTCACCAGAGGCAAGGAGTACCGTTGGACTATCCCCCTAGCGATCCTACTTCAACGACCTTCTCGTAATATGTAAAAAAAGTATCCCGATCCTGTAGGAGTGACAGTCGTAGTGGAGATCGATGAAGATCTTTATTCTTAAAAGAAAAGGCAAGCACCGAAACATAGGAATGATCAACGA encodes the following:
- the LOC104228087 gene encoding uncharacterized protein; this translates as MEIEVADLTNKHMKPSVADSETTENNIEVAKDAEEENALIPVPMASEQMEAEIANILDKMNHFTQQVSELLESGKSMLKELSYEFEERLIQIHKEQMEKWQEEIKELRSLDTANEEADALLLNAKYLLQNVHGES